In a genomic window of Shouchella clausii:
- a CDS encoding glycoside hydrolase family 43 protein translates to MEPFNNPIIPGFYPDPSICRVNEDYYLVTSTFEYFPGVPIFHSKDLVNWKQIGHVLDRPEQLNLDGTPNSRGIYAPTIRYDNGLFYMITTFVESQHGARRNFFVTATDPAGPWSDPIWIKGAPGIDPSLFFDDDGRVYYTGNRVSPTGQTHAKHMEIWLQEIDPITGRLLGEPTGIWDGALKIAHAQEAPHLYKKGDYYYLFIAEGGTGFTHAVTVARSREIAGPYEANRRNPVLTHRHLGQDYPITNVGHADIVQTQDDEWWLVCLGSRPYGGMYRNMGRETFLAPMRWEDDWPVVCPETGKIEVEMPGPSLPRQKVDAVPVRDDFNAHKLGFQWNMIRTPRTPFYSLEARKGYLQLNVRPETLSDKANPSFIGRRQQHRSFTVRALMEFDPQQSGEAAGLALFYSQKNHYRFELIHSGQLFIRLVKMEDGVETLVGKSTGPIPATAIEWQVAADLQELSFSYRVPGGKWRMVANKQDGRLLSTDRAGGFVGTYIGMFGTSNGQNSTTTAAFDWFEYKGEST, encoded by the coding sequence GTGGAACCGTTTAACAATCCGATCATTCCAGGGTTTTATCCTGACCCGTCGATTTGCAGGGTAAACGAAGACTATTATTTAGTCACGTCTACATTTGAATATTTCCCTGGCGTGCCGATTTTTCATTCAAAAGATCTTGTCAATTGGAAGCAGATTGGCCATGTGTTAGATCGTCCAGAGCAGCTCAATCTTGATGGCACCCCGAATTCACGGGGCATTTATGCGCCGACAATCCGTTACGATAACGGCTTGTTTTATATGATTACCACGTTTGTGGAAAGCCAACACGGCGCAAGACGCAATTTCTTTGTAACCGCAACAGACCCGGCTGGGCCTTGGTCAGACCCAATCTGGATAAAGGGGGCGCCTGGGATTGACCCATCGTTGTTTTTTGATGATGATGGCCGCGTCTATTACACAGGCAATCGTGTTTCCCCTACAGGGCAAACGCACGCCAAGCATATGGAAATTTGGCTCCAGGAAATCGATCCCATTACAGGCCGCCTGCTTGGCGAACCGACTGGGATTTGGGATGGTGCGCTAAAAATAGCCCATGCCCAGGAAGCACCCCATCTTTATAAAAAAGGCGATTACTATTACTTGTTTATTGCCGAAGGGGGAACTGGATTCACCCATGCGGTGACAGTTGCGCGAAGCCGGGAGATTGCCGGCCCTTATGAGGCGAATCGGCGCAACCCCGTGCTGACGCACCGCCATCTCGGCCAGGACTACCCGATTACGAATGTAGGCCACGCCGATATCGTCCAAACACAAGACGATGAATGGTGGCTCGTCTGTTTAGGCTCCCGTCCATATGGAGGCATGTACCGCAATATGGGGCGTGAGACGTTTTTAGCGCCTATGCGCTGGGAGGACGATTGGCCTGTTGTTTGTCCTGAAACAGGGAAAATCGAAGTCGAGATGCCAGGCCCGTCTTTGCCCCGGCAAAAGGTGGATGCCGTGCCGGTACGGGATGATTTTAACGCTCATAAGCTAGGCTTTCAATGGAATATGATCCGCACGCCGCGGACGCCGTTTTATTCCCTTGAAGCGAGGAAAGGGTATTTACAGTTAAACGTGCGCCCGGAAACGCTTTCTGATAAAGCAAATCCGAGTTTTATCGGGCGCCGTCAGCAACATCGATCGTTTACTGTCCGCGCCTTAATGGAATTTGATCCCCAGCAAAGCGGCGAGGCTGCTGGACTTGCTTTATTTTACAGCCAGAAAAACCATTACCGCTTTGAACTTATACATAGTGGGCAGTTGTTTATACGGCTCGTAAAAATGGAAGATGGCGTGGAAACGTTGGTAGGTAAAAGCACGGGGCCGATTCCGGCAACGGCGATTGAATGGCAAGTTGCCGCCGATTTGCAAGAACTGTCGTTTTCATACCGTGTGCCAGGTGGCAAGTGGCGCATGGTCGCTAATAAGCAAGATGGCAGGCTATTGAGCACAGATCGAGCAGGGGGCTTTGTCGGCACCTATATTGGCATGTTTGGGACAAGCAACGGACAAAACAGCACAACGACAGCCGCATTTGATTGGTTTGAATACAAGGGGGAATCGACATGA